A genomic window from Nicotiana sylvestris chromosome 11, ASM39365v2, whole genome shotgun sequence includes:
- the LOC138882198 gene encoding uncharacterized protein, with protein MEGGIEGLEKTMNEVQEEIGAVRDYLGRRWTREGVQPQFRDETRPRRLELPLFSGDNPYGWLNRAERYFHFNGIDDKDKLEAASVCLEGRALNWFQWWETRTPVVTWDVFRVAILQRFTPSQLGNLYEVLIGLQQTGSVAQYREDFELLSAPLKDADDEVLMGIFINGLREEIKAELRLSKLGTLTQIMDQSQRIEEKNWALNQAHLPRHMRMALPRDPTHFPTTDNNRTGSSTSPHVRVATTPLNSTRTTVTTVPRQFHEQKRGEIVSAAPETSARRGGAYKRLSDAEYQDKLRKGLCFRCDEKYGPNHRCNLKHLNLLIVAAEDDQEGGIDEQTDEVISAGINQLNVLEQTEPQKLMQLSLHYIAGFTSKKSLKVWGTILGKKVIVLIDSGASTNFISRTVAEALRLKQTETKPFLVEVGNGQHVKSMRSCKEVELWIDEMRVIQDYFLFDLGSADVVLGIEWLETLGDIQANFKTLTLKFEIEGQTRVVRGDPSLCKSVASLKNLFKALQKDAEGYYVDLNELTVREEQENLDLQQLLEEFGTLFEEPKGLPPSRSHDHAIQLKTGTNPPNIRPYRYPYYQKNEIERIVREMLVAGIIQPSTSPFSSLVLLVRKKDGCWRFCVDYRALNKITIPDKFPIPAIDDLLDELGGATIFSKLDLRSGYHQIRVCKEDVRRQLFVHMKATMSFWSCLLD; from the exons ATGGAAGGAGGAATTGAAGGGTTAGAGAAAACAATGAATGAAGTACAAGAGGAGATTGGGGCAGTACGGGATTACCTAG GGAGGCGATGGACACGTGAGGGGGTTCAACCACAATTTCGTGATGAAACACGTCCTAGAAGGCTAGAATTACCCTTATTCTCTGGTGATAATCCATATGGGTGGCTTAATAGAGCAGAGCGTTATTTCCATTTCAATGGCATTGATGACAAGGATAAATTGGAGGCTGCTTCTGTTTGTCTTGAAGGAAGAGCCTTAAATTGGTTCCAGTGGTGGGAGACAAGAACTCCAGTTGTCACATGGGATGTGTTTCGAGTAGCCATACTCCAACGATTTACTCCATCACAGTTGGGGAACTTATACGAAGTTTTGATAGGGTTGCAACAAACTGGAAGCGTGGCCCAATACAGAGAAGATTTTGAACTACTCTCAGCACCCTTGAAAGATGCCGACGATGAGGTTTTGATGGGAATATTTATCAATGGTTTGCGAGAGGAGATCAAAGCAGAATTGCGTCTTAGCAAATTGGGAACACTAACCCAAATAATGGACCAAAGCCAGCGTATTGAAGAGAAGAATTGGGCTCTCAACCAAGCACACTTGCCAAGACATATGCGTATGGCACTTCCTAGGGATCCAACCCATTTCCCTACGACTGACAACAACCGAACAGGAAGCAGTACAAGTCCTCATGTGCGTGTAGCCACAACACCCTTGAACTCTACACGTACAACTGTTACAACAGTACCACGACAATTTCACGAGCAAAAGCGAGGAGAAATCGTATCGGCAGCACCAGAAACTTCTGCAAGGCGTGGAGGAGCATACAAAAGGCTATCTGATGCAGAATATCAAGATAAATTGAGGAAAGGGCTTTGTTTTCGCTGCGATGAAAAATATGGCCCTAATCACCGATGCAATTTAAAACATTTAAATCTACTTATTGTGGCAGCAGAGGATGACCAAGAAGGAGGCATAGATGAGCAAACAGATGAAGTAATTAGTGCAGGGATAAACCAATTAAATGTTCTAGAACAGACGGAACCACAAAAGTTAATGCAGTTGTCTTTGCACTATATTGCAGGATTTACCTCAAAAAAGTCCTTGAAAGTATGGGGAACAATATTGGGAAAGAAGGTTATTGTGTTGATTGATAGCGGAGCATCAACAAATTTTATCTCTCGCACAGTTGCTGAAGCATTAAGGTTAAAACAAACAGAAACAAAGCCGTTTTTGGTAGAAGTTGGGAATGGACAACATGTAAAAAGCATGCGAAGCTGCAAAGAAGTGGAATTGTGGATTGATGAAATGCGGGTAATACAAgattattttctttttgatttgggCAGTGCCGATGTAGTGTTAGGAATCGAGTGGTTAGAGACTTTGGGGGATATCCAAGCCAATTTCAAAACATTGACGCTGAAATTTGAAATAGAGGGGCAAACACGAGTTGTTCGAGGCGACCCCTCATTGTGCAAATCGGTGGCTTCACTCAAAAATCTGTTTAAAGCCTTGCAAAAAGATGCAGAAGGATATTATGTTGATCTGAATGAGTTAACAGTAAGGGAAGAACAAGAGAATTTGGATTTGCAGCAATTACTTGAAGAATTTGGAACGTTATTTGAGGAACCAAAAGGGCTGCCACCTAGTAGGAGCCATGATCATGCTATCCAACTTAAAACAGGAACCAATCCACCCAATATTCGTCCATATCGCTACCCCTATTACCAGAAAAATGAGATTGAGCGAATTGTAAGGGAAATGCTAGTAGCTGGTATCATCCAACCAAGTACAAGTCCTTTCTCTAGTCTAGTATTGCTAGTTCGCAAAAAGGATGGTTGTTGGAGATTCTGCGTGGATTATCGGGCCCTTAATAAGATTACTATTCCAGATAAATTTCCAATTCCAGCAATTGATGATTTATTAGATGAGCTTGGGGGTGCCACTATATTCTCGAAATTGGATCTAAgatccgggtatcatcaaatccGGGTTTGCAAGGAGGATGTGCGAAGACAACTTTTTGTACACATGAAGGcgactatgagtttttggtcatgccttttggactgA